From Oncorhynchus tshawytscha isolate Ot180627B linkage group LG27, Otsh_v2.0, whole genome shotgun sequence, a single genomic window includes:
- the LOC112226162 gene encoding desumoylating isopeptidase 1-like: protein MDYLSLLGENTYRGDKYRLFEHNFNTFTNEVAQFLTGRKIPSYVTDLPSEVFSTPFGQILRPILDSIHIAPPGGNIINGRHS from the exons ATGGACTACCTGTCCTTGCTAGGAGAGAACACATACAG AGGTGACAAGTATAGGTTGTTTGAGCACAACTTTAACACCTTCACTAATGAGGTGGCCCAGTTCTTAACAGGCCGGAAGATCCCTTCTTACGTCACAGACCTGCCCTCCGAAGTGTTCTCCAC ACCCTTTGGTCAGATACTCCGGCCTATACTGGACTCCATCCACATCGCTCCTCCTGGGGGGAACATCATCAACGGTCGCCACAGCTAA